Proteins co-encoded in one Chrysemys picta bellii isolate R12L10 chromosome 13, ASM1138683v2, whole genome shotgun sequence genomic window:
- the LOC101942639 gene encoding P2Y purinoceptor 1-like has protein sequence MKVEEVVSVSDTTNFNFSTATTIPCPVNRIFTHRFLPAVYLIVSLLGLLGNGLGLWNLCAGSRRNSWNTLSVLMCNLGVADLLYVITLPFLVTYYLQGDVWLFGKGCCRLTRALFHLNLYASIGFLTCISIHRYLGIVYPLKMLGRCQTLGPHFFISALVWAWVIIQVGPDFGFSKTDSTGTQCHDTTGHENLGTYRHYVLAVTMTGFVIPFLIIIGCYCHVVVVLWRNENVDANLKRRSIKLVVLVMVLFSVCFLPYHIFRNLNLLSRSWQLQGSCTQTSKNIYVSYQVTRGLASFNSALNPLLYLMTSEDCVSRMRTISQRSGQSLRSLWERRTQRQSDQKKTSIILCEEFEEACDEL, from the coding sequence ATGAAGGTGGAGGAAGTTGTCTCGGTTTCTGACACCACCAACTTCAATTTCAGCACTGCCACCACTATCCCGTGCCCGGTTAACCGGATTTTCACCCATCGCTTCCTGCCGGCCGTGTACCTCATCGTGTCcctgctggggctgctggggaatgggctggggctgtggaatCTCTGTGCCGGGTCCCGGAGGAACAGCTGGAACACCCTCAGCGTGCTGATGTGCAACCTAGGGGTGGCAGACCTACTCTATGTGATCACATTGCCCTTCCTGGTGACCTACTATCTCCAGGGGGACGTGTGGCTCTTTGGGAAAGGCTGCTGCAGGCTGACGCGGGCCCTCTTCCACCTCAATCTCTATGCCAGCATTGGCTTCCTGACCTGCATCAGCATCCACCGCTACCTGGGCATCGTGTACCCACTGAAGATGCTGGGTAGGTGCCAAACCCTGGGGCCCCACTTCTTCATCAGTGCCTTGGTCTGGGCATGGGTCATCATCCAGGTGGGTCCTGATTTTGGCTTCAGCAAAACGGATAGCACTGGTACACAGTGTCATGATACGACAGGACATGAGAACCTGGGCACCTATCGGCACTATGTCCTGGCTGTAACTATGACTGGCTTTGTCATCCCCTTCCTCATAATCATTGGCTGCTACTGCCATGTGGTGGTGGTCCTCTGGAGGAATGAAAACGTGGACGCAAACCTCAAGAGAAGGAGCATCAAACTGGTAGTGTTAGTGATGGTCCTGTTCTCTGTCTGCTTCCTCCCATATCACATCTTCAGGAACCTTAACTTGCTGTCccgaagctggcaactccagggGTCCTGCACCCAGACTTCAAAAAACATCTATGTCTCCTATCAGGTGACCCGGGGCCTGGCCAGCTTCAACAGTGCCCTGAACCCTCTGCTCTACCTAATGACCAGTGAGGACTGCGTGTCACGTATGAGGACCATCAGTCAAAGGTCTGGCCAGTCTCTGCGGTCTCTCTGGGAGAGGAGAACCCAGCGCCAATCAGATCAGAAGAAAACAAGCATCATTCTCTGTGAAGAATTTGAAGAGGCATGTGATGAACTCTGA